A single genomic interval of Nonomuraea rubra harbors:
- a CDS encoding endonuclease V — MHVKQLHPWPTSVAEAESVQDRLRGQVELTGPDTFALVAGLDVHYHGDDELTAAVVVLDAGTLEPVEEVVAHGEAAFPYVPGLFAFRELPALVAALERLTVTPDLLVCDGYGLAHPRGFGLACHLGVLTGLPALGVGKTPFVGTHEPPGPERGAWTPIVHDGATVGRALRTQREIKPVYVSQGHRITLDAATDQVLRLTPRYRLPEPIRRADHLARHPS, encoded by the coding sequence GTGCACGTGAAGCAGCTTCACCCCTGGCCCACCAGTGTCGCCGAGGCGGAGTCCGTCCAGGACCGGCTCCGCGGGCAGGTCGAGCTGACAGGGCCGGACACGTTCGCGCTGGTGGCCGGGCTGGACGTGCACTATCACGGCGACGACGAGCTGACGGCCGCGGTGGTGGTGCTGGACGCGGGCACGCTGGAGCCGGTGGAGGAGGTGGTGGCGCACGGGGAGGCGGCCTTCCCGTACGTGCCGGGCCTGTTCGCCTTCCGCGAGCTGCCCGCGCTGGTGGCGGCGCTCGAACGGCTCACGGTGACGCCCGACCTGCTGGTCTGCGACGGGTACGGGCTGGCGCACCCGCGCGGCTTCGGCCTGGCCTGCCACCTGGGCGTGCTGACCGGGCTGCCCGCGCTGGGGGTGGGCAAGACGCCGTTCGTCGGCACGCACGAGCCGCCCGGCCCGGAGCGGGGGGCTTGGACGCCGATCGTCCACGACGGCGCCACGGTCGGCCGCGCCCTGCGCACCCAGCGGGAGATCAAGCCCGTGTACGTCTCTCAGGGGCACCGCATCACGCTGGACGCCGCCACGGACCAGGTCCTGCGCCTGACCCCGCGCTACCGCCTCCCCGAGCCCATCCGCCGCGCCGACCACCTCGCCCGCCACCCATCCTGA
- the pyrF gene encoding orotidine-5'-phosphate decarboxylase — protein MNESFGTRLRARLDECGPLCVGIDPSPALLHTWGLDDSPAALERFCRTVVEAVADVAAVVKPQSAFFERWGSRGIAVLERTITDLRESGTLVLLDVKRGDIDSTMAAYAEAYLDKGSPLAADAVTLSPYLGFGSLEGAITSAMANDAGVFVLARTSNPEAAGLQRLVAGQVLAGAAAANAGHAPFGPVGVVMGATLPALEHSLDDLNGPILAPGLGAQGATPADVARLFGSVRHAVVPSVSRAVLADPKQVRARTVRYRDECAAHLSAGAAAQK, from the coding sequence ATGAACGAGTCGTTCGGGACCCGCCTGCGAGCCAGGCTCGACGAGTGCGGGCCGCTCTGTGTGGGCATCGACCCGAGCCCCGCCCTGCTCCACACCTGGGGCCTCGACGACTCCCCCGCGGCGCTGGAGCGGTTCTGCCGCACGGTGGTGGAGGCGGTGGCCGACGTGGCCGCCGTGGTCAAGCCGCAGTCGGCCTTCTTCGAGCGGTGGGGCAGCCGCGGCATCGCCGTCCTGGAGCGCACCATCACCGACCTGCGCGAGTCGGGCACGCTGGTGCTGCTGGACGTCAAGCGGGGCGACATCGACAGCACGATGGCCGCCTACGCGGAGGCGTACCTCGACAAGGGCAGCCCGCTGGCCGCCGACGCCGTGACGCTCAGCCCCTACCTGGGGTTCGGGTCGCTGGAGGGCGCGATCACCTCGGCGATGGCCAACGACGCGGGCGTGTTCGTGCTGGCCCGCACGTCCAACCCGGAGGCGGCCGGGCTGCAGCGGCTCGTGGCCGGCCAGGTGCTGGCCGGGGCCGCCGCCGCGAACGCGGGGCACGCGCCGTTCGGGCCCGTCGGCGTCGTGATGGGCGCCACGCTGCCCGCGCTCGAGCACTCGCTGGACGACCTCAACGGGCCCATCCTGGCGCCCGGGCTGGGCGCGCAGGGGGCCACTCCGGCCGACGTGGCGCGGCTGTTCGGGTCCGTGCGCCACGCGGTCGTGCCGTCGGTGTCGAGGGCCGTGCTGGCCGACCCGAAGCAGGTGCGCGCCCGTACGGTGCGGTACCGCGACGAGTGCGCCGCCCACCTGTCGGCCGGCGCCGCCGCTCAGAAGTGA
- the rbsK gene encoding ribokinase, with product MISVFGSANMDLVAYVSKAPKLGETVTGHRFRTIPGGKGANQAIAAARAGGEVAFLGAVGDDGFGAEMRSTLAEAGVDVHGLRQVPGPSGIAHIVVDDDGGNSIIVVPGANGTITGPSGEDLAAIAGASALLLQLELPMPAVVAAAQAGNVAGVPVFLTPAPAQPLPAELLEAVTTIVPNEHEAAAITGVQGVEGALEALLELVEEAVITLGSDGALYGSRSGERLRVPAVKVDAVDTTAAGDTFVGALAVARAERMPVTAALHFASTAAALSVQREGASTSMPTRREIENALG from the coding sequence ATGATCTCGGTTTTCGGCAGCGCCAACATGGACCTCGTCGCGTACGTCTCGAAAGCCCCGAAGCTGGGTGAGACGGTTACCGGTCACCGGTTCCGTACCATCCCGGGTGGGAAGGGCGCCAACCAGGCGATCGCCGCCGCGCGGGCGGGCGGCGAGGTGGCGTTCCTGGGGGCGGTGGGCGACGACGGGTTCGGGGCGGAGATGCGCTCCACGCTGGCGGAGGCCGGGGTCGACGTGCACGGCCTGCGCCAGGTGCCCGGGCCCAGCGGCATCGCGCACATCGTGGTGGACGACGACGGCGGCAACTCGATCATCGTCGTCCCCGGCGCGAACGGCACCATCACCGGCCCCTCGGGCGAGGACCTGGCCGCGATCGCCGGGGCCAGCGCGCTGCTGCTCCAGCTCGAACTGCCCATGCCGGCGGTGGTGGCGGCGGCACAGGCCGGCAACGTGGCCGGCGTGCCGGTCTTCCTCACCCCGGCCCCCGCCCAGCCGCTGCCGGCGGAGCTGCTGGAGGCGGTGACGACCATCGTGCCGAACGAGCACGAGGCCGCGGCCATCACCGGCGTCCAGGGGGTGGAGGGGGCCCTGGAGGCGCTGCTGGAGCTGGTGGAGGAGGCCGTGATCACGCTGGGCTCCGACGGGGCGCTGTACGGGTCGCGGTCGGGGGAGCGGCTGCGGGTGCCCGCCGTGAAGGTGGACGCGGTGGACACGACGGCGGCCGGTGACACGTTCGTGGGGGCGCTGGCCGTGGCGCGCGCCGAGCGGATGCCCGTGACCGCCGCGCTGCACTTCGCCTCCACGGCGGCGGCGCTGTCGGTGCAGCGGGAGGGCGCCAGCACCTCGATGCCGACCCGCCGCGAGATCGAGAACGCCCTCGGCTGA
- a CDS encoding nucleotidyltransferase domain-containing protein, with protein sequence MFEASAVLDVLETLGKAGCEVWIGGGWGIDALVGRVTREHGDLDLLHRAEQEPAAIAALESLGYTERTGGVVPGRPARFVMTGPGGRELDLHPLHFRPDGSALQRLDDEGGAFTYPADVFVTGEIEGVRVPCLSVAQQVHFHQGYPPRERDLLDMASLREAYGVATHF encoded by the coding sequence ATGTTCGAAGCGAGTGCGGTGCTGGACGTGCTGGAGACGCTGGGGAAGGCGGGCTGCGAGGTCTGGATCGGCGGCGGCTGGGGCATCGACGCGCTCGTCGGCCGCGTCACCAGGGAGCACGGCGACCTCGACCTGCTGCACCGCGCTGAGCAGGAGCCCGCGGCGATCGCCGCGCTGGAGTCGCTGGGATACACCGAGCGCACCGGGGGCGTCGTGCCCGGACGGCCCGCCCGCTTCGTCATGACCGGCCCAGGCGGGCGCGAGCTGGACCTGCACCCGCTGCACTTCCGGCCCGACGGCTCCGCGCTCCAGCGGCTCGACGACGAGGGCGGCGCCTTCACCTACCCCGCGGACGTCTTCGTCACCGGCGAGATCGAGGGTGTGCGCGTGCCGTGCCTGTCAGTGGCCCAGCAGGTGCACTTCCACCAGGGTTACCCCCCGAGGGAGCGCGACCTGCTGGACATGGCGAGCCTGCGCGAGGCGTACGGGGTCGCCACTCACTTCTGA
- a CDS encoding ADP-ribosylglycohydrolase family protein — protein MIRLTWVQPEDLVGHELRQAGEDGRDVRKIAARWHAAGGHDAPPRAGASEPGAARLRGLAEELLDELAAVPSPLPEPSDLPGIIAACPRWPGPRGHADVREGERRAGGGHGAARRAEVDPARVLGAWLGRAAGCVLGKPVEKIPRQGIREIAEATGNWPIRGWFTAEGLPDDVARRWPWNRRSAVNSLAENIDGVPEDDDLNYPLLALSLLERHGRGFTTEDVARLWLDELPAGRTFTAERVAYRNLLDGVEPPATATYRNPFREWIGALIRADVYGWVNPGDPAAAAEHAWRDARLTHTANGIYGAMFAAAMCAASMVAASAEEVVRAGLSVVPEGSRLHEAVRLAAADATREDDFERVVDRLHERHGALHWVHTINNAALVAATLIHGRGDFTATIAGAVAGGWDTDSAGATAGAVAGALNGGVPERWRMRDSLASSLTGFDGVGLAELAARTREMMTS, from the coding sequence ATGATCAGGCTCACCTGGGTCCAGCCGGAGGACCTCGTCGGGCACGAGCTGCGCCAGGCCGGCGAGGACGGGCGCGACGTGCGGAAGATCGCGGCCCGCTGGCACGCGGCCGGCGGGCACGACGCGCCGCCGCGCGCGGGCGCCTCGGAGCCGGGCGCGGCGCGGCTGCGCGGGCTGGCGGAGGAGCTGCTGGACGAGCTGGCAGCCGTCCCGTCCCCGCTGCCCGAGCCGTCCGACCTGCCGGGCATCATCGCCGCCTGCCCCCGCTGGCCGGGGCCGCGCGGGCACGCGGACGTCCGCGAAGGCGAGCGGCGGGCCGGCGGCGGGCACGGCGCGGCACGGCGGGCCGAGGTGGATCCGGCGCGGGTGCTCGGCGCGTGGCTCGGCCGGGCGGCCGGGTGCGTGCTGGGCAAGCCCGTGGAGAAGATCCCCAGGCAGGGCATCAGGGAGATCGCCGAGGCGACCGGCAACTGGCCGATCCGCGGCTGGTTCACCGCCGAGGGCCTGCCGGACGACGTGGCCCGCCGCTGGCCGTGGAACCGCCGCAGCGCCGTCAACTCCCTGGCGGAGAACATCGACGGCGTCCCCGAGGACGACGACCTCAACTACCCGCTGCTCGCCCTGTCCCTGCTGGAGCGCCACGGCCGCGGCTTCACCACCGAGGACGTGGCCAGGCTCTGGCTGGACGAGCTGCCCGCGGGCCGGACGTTCACCGCCGAGCGCGTCGCGTACCGCAACCTCCTGGACGGCGTCGAGCCCCCGGCCACGGCCACCTACCGCAACCCGTTCAGGGAGTGGATCGGCGCGCTGATCAGGGCGGACGTCTACGGCTGGGTGAACCCGGGCGACCCGGCGGCGGCGGCCGAGCACGCCTGGCGCGACGCCCGGCTCACGCACACCGCGAACGGGATCTACGGGGCGATGTTCGCGGCCGCGATGTGCGCCGCCTCGATGGTGGCGGCCTCCGCGGAGGAGGTGGTGCGGGCGGGGCTGTCCGTGGTGCCGGAGGGGTCGCGGCTGCACGAGGCCGTACGCCTGGCCGCCGCGGACGCCACACGCGAGGACGACTTCGAACGCGTCGTCGACCGCCTCCACGAGCGCCACGGAGCCCTCCACTGGGTGCACACGATCAACAACGCGGCCCTGGTGGCGGCCACGCTGATCCACGGCAGGGGCGACTTCACCGCCACGATCGCCGGAGCGGTCGCCGGCGGCTGGGACACCGACTCCGCAGGAGCGACGGCCGGCGCCGTGGCGGGCGCGCTGAACGGCGGCGTGCCGGAGCGGTGGCGCATGCGTGACAGCCTGGCCAGCAGCCTGACAGGGTTCGACGGGGTGGGTCTTGCCGAGCTGGCCGCCCGGACTAGGGAGATGATGACGTCATGA
- a CDS encoding HAD family hydrolase: MSTGTFPRIVATDLDGTLLSSAGTVTARTRQALQAARAAGAEIVFVTARAPRGVVEIARQAGVTGTAICSNGALVYDVATDEITASSPLAPETARKVIEALTQALPGVGLAVETGRNVLAEAAYTRRVEHDLASYLEVQSVFDGGRPIVKLLALSPAHTADEMYAAVAEAIGDLAEVTYSGVEGLLEISAAGVTKAVTLDRLCAERGVAAGDVVAFGDMPNDLAVLLYAGAGYAMGNAHPRVLSAAGHRTLTNDEDGVAVVLENLLAGR, translated from the coding sequence GTGAGCACCGGAACCTTCCCCCGCATCGTGGCCACCGACCTCGACGGCACCCTCCTGTCCAGCGCGGGCACCGTCACCGCACGTACCAGGCAGGCACTCCAGGCGGCCCGCGCGGCCGGCGCCGAGATCGTCTTCGTCACCGCCAGGGCGCCGCGCGGCGTCGTCGAGATCGCCCGCCAGGCGGGCGTGACCGGCACCGCCATCTGCAGCAACGGCGCCCTCGTGTACGACGTCGCGACCGACGAGATCACCGCCAGCAGCCCCCTCGCCCCCGAGACGGCCCGCAAGGTCATCGAGGCCCTGACCCAGGCGCTGCCCGGCGTCGGCCTGGCCGTCGAGACCGGCAGGAACGTGCTGGCCGAGGCCGCCTACACCAGGCGGGTCGAGCACGACCTGGCGTCCTACCTGGAGGTGCAGTCGGTCTTCGACGGGGGCCGGCCGATCGTCAAGCTGCTGGCCCTGTCACCCGCGCACACGGCGGACGAGATGTACGCGGCCGTGGCGGAGGCGATCGGCGATCTGGCCGAGGTCACGTACTCGGGAGTGGAGGGGCTCCTGGAGATCAGTGCCGCGGGGGTGACCAAGGCCGTCACGCTGGACCGGCTCTGCGCGGAGCGGGGAGTGGCGGCCGGGGACGTGGTGGCGTTCGGCGACATGCCCAACGACCTGGCGGTGCTGCTCTACGCGGGAGCCGGTTACGCGATGGGCAACGCCCATCCGAGGGTGCTGTCGGCGGCCGGGCACCGGACGCTGACGAACGACGAGGACGGCGTGGCCGTGGTGCTGGAGAACCTCCTGGCCGGCCGCTGA
- a CDS encoding winged helix-turn-helix transcriptional regulator, whose amino-acid sequence MFLADCQARLAFDLMANTWNAVVVWSLRHGPRRPGRLREEIGGISVKVLTETLRRLEFNGLVARRAYAEAPPRVEYELTDLGRSLLGPIEAFGEWAFHHADEVMAAQDRYEPAP is encoded by the coding sequence TTGTTCCTTGCCGACTGCCAGGCCAGACTCGCCTTCGACCTGATGGCCAACACCTGGAACGCGGTCGTCGTCTGGTCGCTGCGCCACGGCCCGCGCCGCCCGGGGCGGCTGCGCGAGGAGATCGGCGGCATCAGCGTCAAGGTGCTGACCGAGACGCTGCGCCGCCTGGAGTTCAACGGCCTGGTCGCGCGCCGTGCCTACGCCGAGGCGCCGCCCAGGGTCGAGTACGAGCTGACCGACCTGGGCCGCTCGCTGCTGGGCCCGATCGAGGCGTTCGGCGAGTGGGCATTCCACCACGCGGACGAGGTCATGGCCGCCCAGGACCGATACGAGCCCGCGCCGTGA
- a CDS encoding DUF6968 family protein: MSDMYEIAHRVLALRTDPPRDVVVTVGVPYEEPTGEWSCPYRIDGLDGWEHERKVSGLDSLEAIELAMITVRAAVTGSHEAREGLLAWDEEPAGQRPRTVYVSVDSARNLAYIAMKHEIVPGEARRQVVAEDIVLDYGDAGQLLGLELTDAATLLPAELRI, translated from the coding sequence ATGAGCGACATGTACGAGATCGCCCACCGGGTGCTGGCGCTGCGCACCGATCCGCCACGGGACGTCGTGGTCACGGTCGGCGTGCCCTACGAGGAACCGACGGGCGAGTGGTCGTGCCCGTACCGGATCGACGGGCTCGACGGATGGGAGCACGAGCGGAAGGTCTCCGGGCTCGACTCGCTGGAGGCGATCGAGCTGGCGATGATCACGGTCAGGGCGGCGGTGACCGGCTCGCACGAGGCCAGGGAGGGCCTGCTGGCCTGGGACGAGGAGCCCGCGGGGCAGCGGCCGCGGACGGTGTACGTGAGCGTGGACAGCGCGCGGAACCTCGCCTACATCGCGATGAAGCACGAGATCGTGCCGGGTGAGGCGCGGCGCCAGGTGGTGGCGGAGGACATCGTCCTCGACTACGGCGACGCCGGGCAGCTCCTGGGCCTGGAGCTCACGGACGCGGCCACGCTGCTCCCCGCGGAGCTGCGCATCTGA
- a CDS encoding TIGR00645 family protein, which produces MRLAQLSVADSPAGPRTMLGRVGYIMFLSRWIQVPLYLGLIVAQVVYVWRFLAELVHLAHLGFGGHPPETTVMLIVLGLVDVVMISNLLIMVIIGGYETFVSRLRIEGHPDQPQWLSHVNANVLKVKLAMAIIGISSIHLLQIFINAARPTITDRELIWKTLIHLTFVVSALALAAIDRIMEGGRPQHGTGGAERPGQLQPERMAA; this is translated from the coding sequence GTGCGACTCGCGCAGCTGTCCGTGGCCGACTCGCCGGCCGGGCCACGGACGATGCTGGGGCGCGTCGGCTACATCATGTTCCTCAGCCGCTGGATCCAGGTGCCGCTGTATCTGGGGCTGATCGTCGCTCAGGTCGTGTACGTGTGGCGGTTCCTGGCGGAGCTGGTGCACCTGGCACACCTCGGCTTCGGCGGGCATCCGCCGGAGACCACCGTCATGCTGATCGTCCTCGGCCTCGTCGACGTCGTGATGATCTCCAACCTGCTCATCATGGTCATCATCGGCGGCTACGAGACGTTCGTCTCGCGGCTGCGCATCGAGGGCCATCCCGACCAGCCGCAGTGGCTTTCCCACGTGAACGCGAACGTGCTGAAGGTCAAGCTGGCCATGGCGATCATCGGCATCTCCTCCATCCACCTGCTCCAGATCTTCATCAACGCGGCCAGGCCCACCATCACCGACAGAGAGCTGATATGGAAAACCCTGATTCACCTGACCTTCGTCGTCTCGGCGCTGGCGCTTGCCGCGATCGATCGCATCATGGAGGGTGGCCGCCCGCAGCACGGCACGGGCGGTGCGGAGCGGCCGGGGCAGCTGCAGCCGGAGCGGATGGCCGCCTAG
- a CDS encoding NADPH-dependent F420 reductase translates to MRIGILGAGGMADALGTHWARAGHEVMVSGRDPGRSAARAARMTAAAGAEVRAGSFAEAGGFGEVVVVAVREAGLLGTLQAAGAVLRGKALVDVTNANPQEFDVTRSLARLIGDVTGGHVVKAFNLCHVDVWRMTPPVFDGRPLAVPLCGDDPDALAAVRTLVADLGCTPVDGGGLGRAVLLEATAAFMIGLWFGGADAQAVLPPLDSSGAHQPA, encoded by the coding sequence ATGAGGATCGGGATCCTGGGCGCGGGCGGCATGGCGGACGCGCTGGGCACGCATTGGGCCCGGGCGGGTCACGAGGTGATGGTGAGCGGGCGGGACCCGGGCCGGAGCGCGGCGCGGGCGGCCCGGATGACCGCTGCGGCGGGTGCGGAGGTGCGGGCCGGGAGCTTCGCGGAGGCGGGCGGGTTCGGGGAGGTCGTGGTGGTCGCGGTCAGGGAGGCCGGGCTGCTCGGTACGCTCCAGGCGGCCGGGGCTGTGCTGCGTGGGAAGGCGCTCGTCGACGTGACCAACGCCAACCCTCAGGAGTTCGACGTCACGCGCTCGCTCGCCCGGCTGATCGGGGACGTCACCGGTGGTCACGTGGTGAAGGCGTTCAACCTGTGCCACGTGGACGTGTGGCGGATGACGCCGCCGGTCTTCGACGGCAGGCCGCTGGCGGTGCCGCTGTGCGGTGACGACCCCGATGCGCTGGCGGCCGTCCGTACGCTCGTCGCCGATCTGGGGTGCACTCCCGTGGACGGGGGTGGGCTGGGGCGGGCGGTGCTGCTGGAGGCGACGGCGGCGTTCATGATCGGGCTGTGGTTCGGCGGCGCCGACGCCCAGGCCGTGCTCCCGCCCCTGGACTCCTCGGGCGCCCATCAACCGGCCTGA
- a CDS encoding NUDIX hydrolase: protein MIYRTQRPTARVILADPDDRVLLLRFVPPEPWPKEPAWFLPGGGIEPGETVAQAAVREALEETGHVLDPAELGDPVATNEGAWSNEGRHFYSVHTYFFARVAAATMVPAALEDYEREVWKLGNRWWGAGELAATRERVFPPGLAGLLPGLLAGSRPGTPVRLGWLHD from the coding sequence GTGATCTACCGCACGCAGCGCCCGACCGCCCGCGTCATCCTGGCCGATCCGGACGATCGGGTGCTGCTGTTGCGGTTCGTCCCGCCCGAGCCGTGGCCGAAGGAGCCGGCCTGGTTCCTGCCCGGCGGCGGCATCGAGCCGGGCGAGACCGTGGCGCAGGCCGCGGTGCGTGAGGCGCTCGAGGAGACCGGTCACGTGCTGGACCCGGCCGAACTCGGCGATCCCGTGGCCACGAACGAGGGCGCGTGGTCCAACGAGGGCCGCCACTTCTACTCGGTGCACACCTACTTCTTCGCCCGCGTCGCGGCCGCGACCATGGTTCCCGCCGCTCTCGAGGACTACGAGCGGGAGGTGTGGAAGCTGGGCAACCGCTGGTGGGGGGCCGGCGAGCTGGCGGCGACCCGGGAGCGCGTCTTCCCGCCCGGCCTGGCCGGCCTCCTGCCCGGCCTGCTCGCCGGCTCCCGGCCCGGCACCCCGGTCAGGCTCGGCTGGCTGCACGACTAG
- a CDS encoding FadR/GntR family transcriptional regulator has product MPLGSLRPSPLVEQATEHLREQITQGEWPVGTRLPGENALAKTLGVGRSTVREALRALAGAGLVQARQGSGVFVIATEPAEDWPARLRRAAITDVYEVRMIVETQAARLAAERRTEEDVAALESALAGRERAAGGDDAAFVDADIALHAAVVAAARNPVLSDLFAEFAPALRERLIDLVEMLGLRERDPNTGHDTHAGLVAAIRRGDGGAAEEVLRTELEQTLALLHRRHP; this is encoded by the coding sequence ATGCCGCTCGGCTCGCTCCGCCCCAGCCCCCTCGTCGAGCAGGCCACCGAGCACCTGCGCGAGCAGATCACTCAGGGCGAGTGGCCGGTGGGCACCCGCCTGCCCGGCGAGAACGCGCTGGCCAAGACCCTGGGGGTGGGGCGCTCGACGGTGCGGGAGGCGCTGCGGGCGCTGGCGGGGGCGGGGCTGGTGCAGGCCCGGCAGGGGTCGGGGGTGTTCGTGATCGCGACCGAACCGGCCGAGGACTGGCCGGCCCGGCTGCGGCGGGCCGCCATCACCGACGTGTACGAGGTCCGTATGATCGTCGAGACCCAGGCGGCACGGCTGGCGGCGGAGCGGCGTACCGAGGAGGACGTCGCGGCACTGGAGTCGGCGCTGGCGGGGCGCGAGCGGGCGGCGGGCGGTGACGACGCGGCCTTCGTGGACGCCGACATCGCGCTGCACGCGGCGGTCGTGGCGGCGGCGCGCAACCCGGTGCTGTCGGACCTGTTCGCCGAGTTCGCGCCCGCGCTGCGGGAGCGGCTGATCGACCTGGTGGAGATGCTGGGCCTGCGCGAGCGGGATCCCAACACCGGGCATGACACGCATGCCGGGCTGGTGGCGGCCATCCGGCGGGGCGATGGCGGCGCGGCCGAGGAGGTGCTGCGTACGGAGCTGGAGCAGACGCTCGCCCTGCTCCACCGGCGGCACCCCTGA
- a CDS encoding 2-isopropylmalate synthase, whose product MPYHRYRPAHERVEVPLTDRAWPARRITEAPLWVPVDLRDGNQALAEPMDPERKRRMFELLTGLGFKEIEVGYPSSSQLDFDFIRHLATPGAVPEDVSVVVFTPARHDLIERTFASIEGMSRVVVHLYTPTAPTWRDVVLGHDRPALRALIRDAAGHLARLAGDRDIRFQFSPEVFNLTEPDFVLEVCNDLTALWDASPDRPVTHNLPATVEVATPNVYADQIEYMHRHLDRRDAVILSVHPHNDRGTGVACAELAVLAGAQRVEGCLFGNGERTGNVDLVTLALNLHAQGVDPMIDLSDIDEVRMVVEHCNRLPVPERHPYAGDLVYTAFSGTHQDAINKGLAHHAKRAADLGVPPEQAPWEVPYLPIDPADVGRGYQAVIRVNSQSGKGGIAYLLHTRYGLELPRRLQIDFSSVVQRATDGSGEEITAGQLWELFHATYLAPGEIGALADWSTVETGPGVHEFTGTLRNGRRLSGTGNGPLSALTAALAGDGIDVDILHYAEHALDPGRGSRAIAYVEARVNGTTCWGAAQDTSVLTASVHAVLAAVHRAI is encoded by the coding sequence ATGCCGTACCACCGCTACCGGCCCGCCCACGAGCGGGTCGAGGTGCCGCTGACCGATCGCGCCTGGCCGGCGCGGCGCATCACCGAGGCGCCGCTGTGGGTGCCCGTCGACCTGCGCGACGGCAACCAGGCCCTGGCCGAGCCGATGGACCCGGAGCGCAAGCGCCGCATGTTCGAGCTGCTCACGGGCCTGGGCTTCAAGGAGATCGAGGTCGGCTACCCCTCCTCCAGCCAGCTGGACTTCGACTTCATCCGCCACCTGGCCACGCCGGGCGCCGTGCCCGAGGACGTCAGCGTGGTGGTGTTCACGCCCGCCAGGCACGACCTGATCGAGCGCACCTTCGCCTCGATCGAGGGCATGTCCCGCGTGGTCGTGCACCTCTACACGCCCACCGCGCCCACCTGGCGCGACGTGGTCCTCGGCCACGACAGGCCCGCGCTGCGCGCGCTGATCAGGGACGCCGCCGGGCACCTCGCCCGCCTCGCGGGCGACCGCGACATCCGCTTCCAGTTCTCGCCCGAGGTGTTCAACCTCACCGAGCCGGACTTCGTCCTGGAGGTCTGCAACGACCTGACCGCCCTGTGGGACGCCTCGCCCGACCGGCCCGTGACCCACAACCTGCCCGCGACGGTCGAGGTGGCCACGCCCAACGTGTACGCCGACCAGATCGAGTACATGCACCGCCACCTCGACCGCAGGGACGCCGTGATCCTCTCCGTGCACCCGCACAACGACCGCGGCACCGGCGTGGCCTGCGCCGAGCTGGCCGTGCTGGCGGGGGCGCAGCGGGTGGAGGGCTGCCTGTTCGGCAACGGCGAGCGCACCGGCAACGTGGACCTGGTGACGCTCGCGCTGAACCTGCACGCCCAGGGCGTCGACCCCATGATCGACCTGTCCGACATCGACGAGGTGCGCATGGTCGTCGAGCACTGCAACCGGCTGCCGGTGCCCGAGCGCCACCCGTACGCGGGCGACCTGGTCTACACCGCCTTCTCCGGCACCCACCAGGACGCCATCAACAAGGGCCTGGCCCACCACGCCAAGCGCGCCGCCGACCTGGGCGTGCCGCCGGAGCAGGCGCCGTGGGAGGTGCCGTACCTGCCGATCGACCCGGCCGACGTGGGGCGCGGCTACCAGGCGGTCATCCGCGTCAACAGCCAGTCGGGCAAGGGCGGCATCGCGTACCTGCTGCACACCCGCTACGGCCTGGAGCTGCCGCGGCGGCTGCAGATCGACTTCTCCTCGGTCGTCCAGCGGGCCACCGACGGCAGCGGCGAGGAGATCACCGCCGGGCAGCTCTGGGAGCTCTTCCACGCCACCTACCTGGCGCCGGGCGAGATCGGCGCGCTGGCGGACTGGAGCACGGTGGAGACCGGGCCGGGCGTGCACGAGTTCACCGGGACGCTGCGCAACGGCCGCCGCCTGAGCGGCACCGGCAACGGCCCGCTGTCCGCGCTGACCGCCGCGCTCGCCGGCGACGGGATCGACGTGGACATCCTGCACTACGCCGAGCACGCCCTGGACCCCGGCAGGGGCAGCCGCGCCATCGCCTACGTCGAGGCCAGGGTGAACGGCACCACCTGCTGGGGCGCGGCCCAGGACACCTCGGTCCTGACCGCCTCGGTGCACGCGGTGCTGGCCGCCGTCCACCGGGCCATCTGA